In Agromyces sp. G08B096, a genomic segment contains:
- a CDS encoding flagellar export protein FliJ: MTRGFRLDALLRVRRVQEEQARSVLAGRNARLRDSDALRTRALHELAAFGEPGTDLDTLRAVAAGRASIEARLGELRMLRAAQAAEAEEARAAHEAADRRVRALERLETAHLTAAAAEDLRAEQLRLDELGSARAARREGA, from the coding sequence ATGACCCGCGGATTCCGGCTCGACGCCCTGCTCCGCGTGCGGCGCGTGCAGGAGGAGCAGGCCCGCAGCGTCCTCGCGGGCCGGAACGCCCGGCTCCGCGACAGCGACGCGCTGCGAACCCGGGCGCTGCACGAGCTCGCCGCGTTCGGCGAGCCCGGCACCGACCTCGACACGCTCCGGGCCGTGGCGGCGGGCCGCGCCTCGATCGAGGCGCGGCTCGGCGAGCTGCGGATGCTCCGCGCCGCTCAGGCTGCCGAGGCCGAGGAGGCACGCGCCGCGCACGAGGCCGCGGACCGCCGGGTGCGGGCTCTGGAGCGGCTCGAGACCGCGCACCTGACCGCGGCCGCCGCCGAAGACCTGCGGGCGGAGCAGCTCCGCCTCGACGAACTGGGGTCCGCGCGCGCGGCCCGACGGGAAGGAGCCTGA
- the flgB gene encoding flagellar basal body rod protein FlgB: MFDSVSALALSSALDGLAARQRAIANNIANVSTPGYRAQRVQFEQALAASIAAGDGATRATTARSLEPTQLNGNNVNLDTETLSNIDTVLRFQFASQAANGQFTSLRTAMRLNG, translated from the coding sequence GTGTTCGATTCCGTGTCGGCGCTCGCGCTCTCGAGCGCGCTCGACGGGCTGGCGGCGCGCCAGCGCGCCATCGCCAACAACATCGCGAACGTCAGCACGCCCGGCTACCGAGCCCAGCGCGTCCAGTTCGAGCAGGCGCTCGCCGCTTCCATCGCCGCCGGCGACGGCGCCACCCGGGCGACCACCGCGCGGTCGCTCGAGCCGACGCAGCTGAACGGCAACAACGTCAACCTCGACACCGAGACGCTATCGAACATCGACACCGTCCTGCGGTTCCAGTTCGCGAGCCAGGCCGCGAACGGGCAGTTCACCTCCCTGCGCACCGCGATGCGCCTGAACGGATGA
- a CDS encoding flagellar basal body rod C-terminal domain-containing protein, whose protein sequence is MTFDAIGIAGTALTVHRKWLDAVSDNLANANTATSTAGDAFQARYVIAQAGAGTTGVYVQGAAFGDAEGRLAYQPDHPLADADGYVRYPDIDMSSQMGALIMAQRGYQANAAVVDRARETYLAALQIGRG, encoded by the coding sequence ATGACCTTCGACGCGATCGGCATCGCCGGCACCGCCCTCACCGTGCACCGCAAGTGGCTCGACGCCGTCTCCGACAACCTCGCCAACGCGAACACCGCGACGAGCACCGCGGGCGACGCGTTCCAGGCCCGCTACGTCATCGCCCAGGCGGGCGCGGGCACGACCGGCGTCTACGTTCAGGGCGCCGCCTTCGGCGACGCCGAGGGTCGGCTGGCGTATCAGCCCGACCACCCCCTCGCCGACGCCGACGGGTACGTCCGCTACCCCGACATCGACATGTCGAGCCAGATGGGCGCGCTCATCATGGCGCAGCGCGGCTACCAGGCCAACGCCGCCGTCGTCGACCGTGCCCGCGAGACCTACCTCGCGGCCCTCCAGATCGGGCGCGGCTGA
- a CDS encoding flagellar hook capping FlgD N-terminal domain-containing protein → MTDPVSATAAGGTSGLYTQPPTTRVPKQEMDGELFMKLLVTQLAHQDPSSPMDTNEMIGQTTQLAMMERLNALATQQEEAFSLQMRSSAAELIGRTVEYLDKDGKPVTGVAGTVSFAGPVPLIDVDGKAIALDRITAVRK, encoded by the coding sequence ATGACCGACCCAGTGAGCGCCACCGCAGCCGGCGGGACCTCCGGCCTCTACACCCAGCCGCCCACCACCCGCGTGCCCAAGCAGGAGATGGATGGCGAGCTGTTCATGAAGCTGCTCGTCACCCAGCTCGCCCACCAGGACCCGTCCTCGCCCATGGACACCAACGAGATGATCGGGCAGACGACCCAGCTGGCGATGATGGAGCGCCTGAACGCGCTCGCCACCCAGCAGGAGGAGGCGTTCTCGCTGCAGATGCGCAGCTCCGCCGCCGAGCTCATCGGCCGCACGGTCGAGTACCTCGACAAGGACGGCAAGCCCGTCACCGGCGTCGCCGGCACCGTCTCGTTCGCCGGACCCGTGCCGCTCATCGACGTGGACGGCAAGGCCATCGCCCTCGACCGCATCACCGCCGTCCGCAAGTAA
- the fliS gene encoding flagellar export chaperone FliS: protein MIDRSAEYRRTAILSASPSRLLTMLYDRLLLDLHRAEAAQLAGDWPEAGGQLTHAQDIVIELQRSLDVDLWDGASRLMAIYDYVFQALVRANIGRDVELTRECIARLEPLRRAWHEAAEASPARSTTGAAHVG from the coding sequence GTGATCGACCGCAGCGCGGAGTACCGGCGCACCGCCATCCTGAGCGCCTCGCCCAGCAGGCTGCTGACGATGCTGTACGACCGGCTCCTGCTCGACCTGCACCGCGCAGAGGCCGCCCAGCTCGCGGGCGACTGGCCGGAGGCCGGCGGGCAGCTGACGCACGCCCAGGACATCGTCATCGAGCTGCAGCGCTCGCTCGACGTCGACCTGTGGGACGGCGCGAGCCGGCTCATGGCGATCTACGACTACGTCTTCCAGGCCCTCGTGCGGGCGAACATCGGCCGCGACGTCGAGCTCACCCGCGAGTGCATCGCGCGGCTCGAACCGCTGCGGCGCGCCTGGCACGAGGCTGCCGAGGCGAGCCCGGCCCGAAGCACGACCGGGGCGGCGCATGTCGGCTGA
- the fliD gene encoding flagellar filament capping protein FliD: MGISLDGLASGLDTTELITKLMSIEAAPRTLLNANRQKANVALTDFQGLNTALARLLEQATTATKPSAIARFTTTSSDASVSVTAGEGAATGGIDLTVTRVASAHVMVSAAMPTWPGSPPVLTVVRPDGTRSQVVATGDSVAEIARAVNNAELGITATRIQAGTDASGQPLYRLQFASTETGADAAFRVYQGSAADLDAGTAVDLQSVAGAALVRQGQDAAVTLWAGTPAAQEVTSASNTFDDLLPGVDVTVSKPTADPVSITVGADVKASSEAASAFLDEVRKILTFITQKSATTKTTDAEGNAITAVGSFTSDSNVRTLRQALVAAIQAPVDGASLAPFGISFSKEGELEFDAEKFQAAMAAEPAKVQAAFGTIAGRVAEVADRYSDKYDGLLTKQIESRQSLIKDMDDQITNWGRRLEQREAELRRTYAALEVALSTMNAQSDYLASQLAGLPSWTPRTEK; the protein is encoded by the coding sequence ATGGGCATCTCCCTCGACGGCCTCGCCAGCGGCCTCGACACGACCGAGCTCATCACCAAGCTGATGAGCATCGAGGCGGCACCGCGCACCCTGCTGAACGCCAACCGGCAGAAGGCCAACGTCGCGCTCACCGACTTCCAGGGGCTGAACACCGCGCTCGCCCGTCTTCTCGAGCAGGCCACGACGGCGACGAAGCCGTCGGCGATCGCCCGCTTCACCACGACCTCCTCCGACGCCTCCGTCTCGGTCACGGCCGGCGAGGGCGCCGCCACCGGCGGCATCGACCTCACCGTGACGCGCGTCGCGAGCGCGCACGTGATGGTCTCCGCGGCCATGCCGACCTGGCCCGGCTCCCCGCCCGTGCTCACCGTGGTGCGCCCCGACGGCACCCGCAGCCAGGTCGTCGCCACCGGCGACTCGGTCGCCGAGATCGCGCGGGCCGTCAACAACGCCGAGCTCGGGATCACCGCGACCCGCATCCAGGCCGGCACGGATGCCTCCGGCCAGCCGCTCTACCGGCTCCAGTTCGCCTCGACCGAGACCGGCGCCGACGCCGCCTTCCGCGTCTACCAGGGCAGCGCGGCCGACCTCGACGCCGGCACCGCCGTCGATCTGCAGAGCGTCGCCGGCGCCGCACTCGTGCGGCAGGGCCAGGACGCCGCGGTGACGCTCTGGGCCGGCACCCCGGCCGCCCAGGAGGTCACGAGCGCGTCGAACACGTTCGACGATCTCCTTCCAGGCGTCGACGTGACCGTGTCGAAGCCGACCGCCGACCCCGTCTCCATCACCGTCGGCGCCGACGTGAAGGCCTCGTCGGAGGCGGCATCCGCGTTCCTCGACGAGGTGCGGAAGATCCTCACCTTCATCACGCAGAAGTCCGCGACCACGAAGACCACCGATGCCGAGGGCAACGCCATCACGGCCGTCGGCAGCTTCACGAGCGACTCGAACGTGCGCACCCTGCGCCAGGCGCTCGTCGCCGCCATCCAGGCGCCCGTCGACGGCGCGTCGCTCGCGCCGTTCGGCATCAGCTTCTCGAAGGAGGGCGAGCTCGAGTTCGACGCCGAGAAGTTCCAGGCCGCCATGGCCGCCGAGCCGGCGAAGGTGCAGGCGGCGTTCGGCACGATCGCCGGACGCGTGGCCGAGGTCGCCGACCGGTACTCCGACAAGTACGACGGGCTGCTCACCAAGCAGATCGAGAGCCGTCAATCGCTCATCAAGGACATGGACGACCAGATCACGAACTGGGGGCGAAGGCTGGAGCAGCGCGAGGCGGAGCTGCGGCGCACGTACGCCGCGCTCGAGGTCGCGCTCAGCACCATGAACGCGCAGTCCGACTACCTCGCCTCCCAGCTCGCCGGCCTGCCGAGCTGGACCCCCCGCACCGAGAAGTAG
- a CDS encoding FliI/YscN family ATPase, whose translation MTPTTTITRPATTRPATTRAANPAVPRGLADALRAAAPERVGRVRSAVGLAIEVEGLTLAAGDLVELGGDPAAVAEVVAVRPGIASCLPLTPALRVETGLEVRRRLRTAGAPVGAGLLGRVIDGLGRPIDGGGPLTGVRTVDLASAAPTPMSRARIDRQLGTGVRVLDALVPLGRGQRLGLFAGSGVGKSSLLSMIARGTDAERSVIALIGERGREVREFLEDDLGAEGLARSIVVVATADEPAPMRLRAAQLATRIAEHEREQGLDVVLMMDSLTRVAMAQREVGLSAGEPPATRGYPPSTFALLGRLLERAGTAERGSITGVYTVLVDGDDHNEPIADAARSILDGHVVLDRKLAVAGRFPSVDALGSVSRVARAVQPADQQAEATILRRALAARAQAQDLIDVGAYQPGANPLVDAAIAQDAAIERFLRQPIGEAAPLAETAAGLRALAQALGAAA comes from the coding sequence ATGACCCCCACGACGACGATCACCCGGCCGGCGACGACGCGGCCGGCGACGACGCGGGCGGCGAACCCTGCCGTGCCCCGCGGCCTCGCCGATGCCCTGCGCGCCGCCGCCCCCGAGCGCGTCGGCCGCGTGCGCAGCGCGGTCGGCCTCGCGATCGAGGTCGAAGGGCTCACGCTCGCCGCAGGAGATCTCGTCGAGCTCGGCGGCGACCCCGCCGCGGTCGCGGAGGTCGTGGCCGTGCGCCCCGGCATCGCGTCGTGCCTGCCGCTCACCCCGGCGCTCCGCGTCGAGACCGGCCTCGAGGTGCGCCGGCGCCTGCGCACCGCGGGCGCCCCGGTCGGAGCCGGCCTGCTCGGGCGGGTGATCGACGGACTCGGGCGACCCATCGACGGCGGCGGCCCGCTCACGGGCGTGCGCACCGTCGACCTCGCCTCGGCCGCCCCGACGCCCATGTCCCGCGCCCGCATCGACCGCCAGCTCGGCACGGGGGTCCGCGTGCTCGACGCCCTCGTGCCGCTCGGCCGCGGGCAGCGACTCGGCCTCTTCGCCGGGTCGGGTGTCGGCAAGTCGTCGCTGCTGTCGATGATCGCGCGCGGCACGGACGCCGAACGATCGGTCATCGCCCTCATCGGCGAGCGCGGCCGCGAGGTGCGCGAGTTCCTCGAGGACGACCTCGGCGCCGAAGGGCTCGCCAGGTCGATCGTGGTCGTGGCCACCGCCGACGAGCCCGCGCCCATGCGACTCCGCGCCGCGCAGCTCGCCACGCGCATCGCCGAGCACGAGCGCGAGCAGGGGCTCGACGTCGTGCTCATGATGGACTCCCTCACCCGGGTCGCGATGGCCCAGCGCGAGGTCGGCCTCTCGGCGGGCGAGCCGCCGGCGACCCGCGGCTACCCGCCCTCGACGTTCGCCCTGCTCGGCCGGCTCCTCGAGCGGGCCGGCACCGCCGAGCGCGGCTCGATCACGGGCGTGTACACCGTGCTCGTCGACGGCGACGACCACAACGAGCCCATCGCCGACGCGGCGCGCTCGATCCTCGACGGCCACGTCGTGCTCGACCGGAAGCTCGCGGTCGCCGGCCGGTTCCCCTCGGTCGACGCGCTCGGCTCGGTGTCGCGGGTCGCGCGCGCCGTGCAGCCGGCCGATCAGCAGGCCGAGGCCACGATCCTGCGGCGTGCGCTCGCGGCGCGCGCGCAGGCGCAGGACCTCATCGACGTGGGCGCCTACCAGCCCGGCGCGAACCCGCTCGTCGACGCCGCGATCGCCCAGGATGCCGCGATCGAGCGGTTCCTCCGCCAGCCGATCGGCGAGGCCGCGCCGCTCGCGGAGACCGCGGCCGGGCTTCGCGCGCTGGCGCAGGCGCTGGGGGCGGCGGCATGA
- the fliE gene encoding flagellar hook-basal body complex protein FliE — MPVEAVAAAASGAAGVTQTGYLADPAGATGARASGADAVNPAGATGFAQALAGAVDGAQALQGESKQLAMRAITGDLTDIHQATLASSRAAVTLELVAAVRNRGVEAFNEIMRMQA; from the coding sequence ATGCCGGTCGAGGCCGTGGCCGCCGCGGCATCCGGGGCCGCAGGCGTGACGCAGACGGGGTACCTGGCCGACCCGGCCGGCGCGACCGGCGCCCGGGCATCGGGCGCCGACGCCGTGAACCCCGCCGGGGCGACCGGGTTCGCCCAGGCCCTCGCCGGCGCCGTCGACGGCGCCCAGGCGCTGCAGGGCGAGTCGAAGCAGCTCGCGATGCGGGCCATCACGGGCGACCTCACCGACATCCACCAGGCGACGCTCGCCTCCTCGCGCGCGGCGGTGACGCTCGAGCTCGTCGCCGCCGTCCGCAACCGCGGAGTCGAGGCGTTCAACGAGATCATGCGGATGCAGGCCTGA
- a CDS encoding C40 family peptidase gives MPIIEALGRIDEITRTVAALEGREVTAPTGRSDSAAAFAPVLAAQQPSTVGAAPGAGAATGRAIVDEAKTYLGVPYVLGGNDRSGIDCSGLVQQVLGTLGIEAPRRVSQQQHIGTEVGSLAEAQPGDLIVTHNADHVVIYAGDGMIVHAPYEGRTVSYQPNYLTDADIQTIRRVAPAEPAPAAASAAPIAASAMPAATSLAGAGIDRQALTDLLLAAQLQALLRSAS, from the coding sequence ATGCCGATCATCGAGGCGCTCGGACGCATCGACGAGATCACCCGCACCGTCGCGGCGCTCGAGGGACGCGAGGTCACCGCGCCGACCGGCCGGTCGGACTCGGCCGCGGCGTTCGCCCCCGTGCTCGCCGCGCAGCAGCCCTCGACCGTGGGCGCCGCCCCCGGTGCGGGCGCCGCAACCGGCCGGGCGATCGTCGACGAGGCGAAGACCTACCTCGGCGTGCCCTACGTGCTCGGGGGCAACGACCGCTCGGGCATCGACTGCTCCGGGCTCGTGCAGCAGGTGCTCGGCACGCTCGGCATCGAGGCACCGCGCCGCGTCTCGCAGCAGCAGCACATCGGCACCGAGGTGGGCTCGCTCGCCGAGGCGCAGCCGGGCGATCTGATCGTGACCCACAACGCCGACCACGTCGTCATCTACGCGGGCGACGGCATGATCGTGCACGCCCCGTACGAAGGCCGCACGGTGTCGTACCAGCCGAACTACCTCACCGATGCCGACATCCAGACGATCCGGCGGGTCGCCCCGGCCGAGCCGGCTCCGGCCGCGGCCTCGGCGGCGCCGATCGCGGCGTCTGCGATGCCGGCCGCCACCTCGCTCGCGGGCGCCGGCATCGACCGCCAGGCCCTCACCGACCTCCTTCTCGCCGCGCAGCTCCAGGCCCTGCTGCGGAGCGCCTCGTGA
- a CDS encoding FliH/SctL family protein produces MSTSREAGAAAPADAFEVLPFPDLGVTAGGSPAAGVPAAVQRGYAMGLARGRRRTERERARLLTELAHRNASAEAERERRVAEAVARLDAACAAVRATAAPVLADADRALADGVLSLTAAVLGADAAADPTRAAAAAVARVLAHEETEAPLVIRLHPADLELLTAAGALPDRDGVAFEADAALAQGDAVAALPDGLLDARIASALDRARRAFEEAAG; encoded by the coding sequence ATGAGTACGTCGCGTGAGGCCGGCGCGGCCGCTCCGGCGGACGCGTTCGAGGTGCTGCCCTTCCCCGACCTCGGGGTGACCGCGGGCGGTTCGCCCGCCGCCGGCGTGCCCGCCGCCGTGCAGCGCGGCTACGCCATGGGGCTCGCCCGCGGGCGGCGCCGCACCGAGCGGGAGCGGGCGCGCCTGCTGACCGAGCTCGCACACCGGAACGCCTCCGCCGAGGCTGAGCGGGAACGCCGGGTCGCCGAGGCCGTCGCCCGGTTGGATGCCGCGTGCGCGGCGGTGCGCGCGACCGCGGCGCCCGTGCTCGCCGACGCCGACCGAGCACTCGCCGACGGCGTGCTGAGCCTCACCGCTGCCGTGCTCGGCGCGGACGCGGCCGCCGACCCGACGCGTGCCGCGGCCGCCGCCGTCGCCCGCGTGCTGGCGCACGAGGAGACCGAGGCCCCGCTCGTCATCCGGCTGCATCCCGCCGACCTCGAGCTGCTGACGGCCGCCGGCGCCCTGCCCGATCGCGATGGCGTCGCCTTCGAGGCGGACGCGGCGCTCGCCCAGGGCGACGCCGTCGCGGCGCTGCCCGACGGCCTGCTCGACGCCCGCATCGCCTCCGCGCTCGACCGCGCTCGGCGCGCGTTCGAGGAGGCGGCCGGATGA
- the fliG gene encoding flagellar motor switch protein FliG: MSTAALTGAQKVAVVLMNLEREQAAALLKGFTESEAAEITAEIIRLQRVDATTTDLAISEFHDLAVAGRIGARGGRELAEDLLASSFGADRAAGVMNRVASSLAGKSFEFLDSAEPAQVVSLLDAELPQTVAVVLTHLRPAQASSILAGLPDDRRADVAECIAQMTSATPAAIAIVSSTLKARAASMISPRAATEVVGGVQPLVDIINRAPVATERAVLDALEARNPDLAEEVRSRLLTFTDVVRLDDRDVQRVVRGTDMAALAVALRGAPAAVDQKIRQNLSERNRELLDSEAALLGQVRLSQVEEARADLVRAIRELAEEGEITVHRGDADEYVA, encoded by the coding sequence ATGAGCACCGCCGCGCTGACCGGCGCGCAGAAGGTCGCCGTCGTGCTGATGAACCTCGAGCGCGAGCAGGCGGCCGCGCTGCTGAAGGGGTTCACCGAGTCGGAGGCCGCGGAGATCACCGCGGAGATCATCCGCCTGCAGCGCGTCGACGCCACCACCACCGACCTCGCGATCTCCGAGTTCCACGACCTTGCGGTCGCCGGGCGGATCGGCGCCCGGGGCGGCCGTGAGCTCGCCGAGGACCTGCTCGCCTCCTCGTTCGGGGCCGACCGGGCCGCGGGCGTCATGAACCGCGTCGCCTCCTCGCTCGCCGGCAAGTCGTTCGAGTTCCTCGACAGCGCCGAGCCCGCGCAGGTCGTCTCCCTCCTCGACGCCGAACTGCCGCAGACGGTCGCCGTGGTGCTCACGCACCTGCGCCCGGCGCAGGCGTCGAGCATCCTCGCCGGCCTGCCCGACGACCGTCGCGCCGACGTCGCGGAGTGCATCGCGCAGATGACCAGCGCCACGCCTGCGGCGATCGCCATCGTCTCGTCGACGCTGAAGGCGCGCGCGGCATCCATGATCTCGCCCCGCGCCGCGACCGAGGTGGTCGGCGGCGTGCAGCCCCTCGTCGACATCATCAACCGCGCCCCCGTCGCCACCGAGCGCGCCGTGCTCGACGCCCTCGAGGCCCGCAATCCCGACCTCGCCGAGGAGGTGCGCAGCCGCCTGCTCACGTTCACCGACGTCGTCCGCCTCGACGACCGCGACGTGCAGCGCGTCGTGCGCGGCACCGACATGGCCGCGCTCGCCGTCGCGCTCCGCGGCGCACCGGCCGCCGTCGACCAGAAGATCCGGCAGAACCTCTCCGAGCGCAACCGCGAGCTGCTGGACAGCGAGGCCGCGCTGCTCGGCCAGGTCCGTCTGTCGCAGGTCGAGGAGGCGCGAGCCGACCTGGTCCGCGCCATCCGCGAGCTCGCCGAGGAGGGCGAGATCACCGTGCACCGGGGGGATGCCGATGAGTACGTCGCGTGA
- a CDS encoding flagellin: MGMQINTNVAAFNAHRNLTNTQNDLSKSLEKLSSGLRINRAADDAAGLAISEGLRSQISGTKVAARNAQDGISVIQTAEGALTEVHNILHRMRDLAVQGGNDSNNAESRGAIQKEADALSLELYRITEGVNFNGIDLLQGGSLNFQVGAGDTANDTITVNLANVGTAVGTLASADGTAAGAGFVVTDNATSKTTVTAIDAAITAISTARADLGAQQNRFESTIRTLNVSAENLSAAESRIRDTDMAAEMVNYTRASILSQAGTSMLAQANQANQGVLKLLG; the protein is encoded by the coding sequence ATGGGTATGCAGATCAACACGAACGTCGCGGCGTTCAACGCTCACCGCAACCTGACCAACACCCAGAACGACCTGTCGAAGTCGCTCGAGAAGCTCTCGAGCGGTCTGCGGATCAACCGCGCGGCGGACGACGCCGCCGGCCTCGCGATCTCGGAGGGCCTGCGCTCGCAGATCTCCGGCACCAAGGTCGCGGCGCGCAACGCCCAGGACGGCATCTCGGTCATCCAGACCGCTGAAGGCGCCCTGACCGAGGTGCACAACATCCTGCACCGCATGCGCGACCTCGCCGTCCAGGGCGGCAACGACTCGAACAACGCTGAGTCGCGCGGGGCGATCCAGAAGGAGGCCGACGCGCTCAGCCTCGAGCTGTACCGCATCACCGAGGGTGTGAACTTCAACGGGATCGACCTGCTGCAGGGCGGCTCGCTGAACTTCCAGGTCGGCGCGGGCGACACGGCGAACGACACCATCACCGTCAACCTGGCCAACGTGGGCACCGCGGTCGGCACGCTGGCCTCGGCCGACGGCACCGCCGCCGGCGCGGGCTTCGTGGTCACCGACAACGCCACCTCGAAGACCACGGTGACCGCGATCGACGCCGCCATCACGGCGATCTCGACCGCTCGCGCCGACCTCGGTGCGCAGCAGAACCGGTTCGAGTCGACCATCCGCACGCTGAACGTCTCGGCCGAGAACCTGTCGGCCGCGGAGTCGCGCATCCGCGACACCGACATGGCGGCGGAGATGGTGAACTACACCCGCGCCAGCATCCTCTCGCAGGCCGGCACGTCGATGCTCGCCCAGGCCAACCAGGCCAACCAGGGCGTGCTGAAGCTGCTCGGCTAG
- the fliF gene encoding flagellar basal-body MS-ring/collar protein FliF, with product MPAPIKAGLARIGGFIGGFSVAQRVLAVLAVALLAVGVVALGAWLSRPAYTPLFSGLAGADANAVVEQLRSANVPYELADGGSTVLVPQEVVYEERLKAAAAGLPSSSTGGYALLDEMGVTTSAFQQSVTYKRAIEGELARTISAMSGVKSAAVQLALPEETVFVEEQRDPTASVFIETAAGTTLTTSQVEAIAHLTSAAVEGMKVEDVAIVDADGNVLSALGTGPGGGNDTRAGDYETRVAASVQQMLDRIVGGGNATVAVAATISDESAEVTSERFEAAADTPALNESVNTEEYTGTGGAQAGVLGPDNIAVPGGDGGDGTYTSEETVRNNAVDKVTETRSIPAGAVARQSVSVAIDRAAAEGLRVAEVQDLVAAAAGIDPERGDEISVQLVDFSTTDAQQATEALRAAEADAEAERLAELVRWGILAAVVLVIGIIGAIVMGRRFRAKREPLELEEAVPHYEQVFEPEPDPVALPSGPREPDPADAKRAEIARMAEQDPDRTAQLLRAMLDDRTPA from the coding sequence ATGCCCGCCCCGATCAAAGCCGGTCTCGCCCGCATCGGTGGGTTCATCGGCGGGTTCAGCGTCGCGCAGCGCGTGCTCGCGGTCCTCGCCGTCGCCCTCCTCGCCGTGGGCGTGGTGGCCCTCGGCGCCTGGCTGTCGCGTCCCGCGTACACGCCGCTGTTCTCGGGGCTCGCGGGCGCCGACGCCAACGCGGTCGTCGAGCAGCTCCGGTCGGCCAACGTGCCGTACGAGCTCGCCGACGGCGGCTCGACGGTGCTCGTGCCGCAGGAGGTCGTCTACGAGGAGCGGCTCAAGGCCGCCGCCGCCGGGCTCCCGTCGTCATCGACGGGCGGGTACGCGCTGCTCGACGAGATGGGCGTGACGACCTCGGCGTTCCAGCAGTCCGTGACCTACAAGCGCGCCATCGAGGGCGAGCTCGCCCGCACGATCTCCGCGATGTCGGGCGTCAAGTCGGCGGCCGTGCAGCTCGCCCTGCCGGAGGAGACCGTGTTCGTCGAGGAGCAGCGCGACCCGACGGCGTCGGTGTTCATCGAGACGGCCGCCGGCACCACGCTCACCACGTCGCAGGTCGAGGCCATCGCCCACCTCACGAGCGCCGCCGTCGAGGGCATGAAGGTCGAGGACGTCGCCATCGTCGACGCCGACGGCAACGTCCTCTCCGCGCTCGGCACCGGCCCGGGCGGCGGCAACGACACCCGAGCCGGCGACTACGAGACCCGCGTCGCGGCATCGGTGCAGCAGATGCTCGACCGCATCGTCGGCGGCGGCAACGCCACCGTGGCCGTCGCCGCGACCATCAGCGACGAGTCCGCCGAGGTGACGAGCGAGCGCTTCGAGGCCGCCGCCGACACCCCCGCCCTGAACGAATCGGTCAACACCGAGGAGTACACCGGCACGGGCGGCGCGCAGGCGGGCGTGCTCGGCCCCGACAACATCGCCGTGCCGGGCGGCGACGGCGGCGACGGCACGTACACCTCCGAGGAGACCGTGCGGAACAACGCCGTCGACAAGGTCACCGAGACCCGCAGCATCCCCGCCGGCGCCGTCGCGCGACAGTCGGTGTCGGTCGCGATCGACCGCGCCGCGGCCGAGGGGCTCCGCGTCGCCGAGGTGCAGGACCTCGTCGCGGCCGCCGCCGGCATCGACCCCGAACGCGGCGACGAGATCAGCGTGCAGCTCGTCGACTTCAGCACCACGGACGCCCAGCAGGCCACCGAGGCGCTCCGTGCCGCCGAGGCCGACGCCGAGGCCGAGCGGCTCGCCGAGCTCGTGCGCTGGGGCATCCTCGCCGCCGTCGTGCTCGTCATCGGCATCATCGGCGCCATCGTCATGGGCCGCCGGTTCCGCGCCAAGCGCGAGCCGCTCGAGCTCGAGGAGGCCGTGCCGCACTACGAGCAGGTGTTCGAGCCCGAGCCCGACCCCGTCGCCCTGCCGTCCGGCCCCCGCGAGCCCGACCCGGCCGATGCGAAGCGCGCCGAGATCGCCCGCATGGCCGAGCAGGACCCCGATCGCACCGCGCAGCTGTTGCGTGCCATGCTCGATGATCGGACGCCCGCATGA